One genomic segment of Funiculus sociatus GB2-C1 includes these proteins:
- a CDS encoding SDR family NAD(P)-dependent oxidoreductase, whose protein sequence is MNQPMSKTVLITGASSGIGKAAAQLFAQQSWNLVAKARSPEQVPGLA, encoded by the coding sequence ATGAACCAACCCATGAGCAAAACAGTTTTGATTACGGGTGCATCTAGTGGAATTGGGAAGGCAGCCGCCCAACTTTTCGCGCAGCAAAGTTGGAATCTTGTGGCAAAAGCGCGATCGCCCGAACAAGTCCCAGGCTTAGCATAG
- the ilvA gene encoding threonine ammonia-lyase, biosynthetic gives MLCDYLVQILTARVYDVAQETPLEYAPNLSARLNNKLLLKREDMQSVFSFKLRGAYNKMAHLSPDMLAQGVIAASAGNHAQGVALAARQLGTQAIIVMPVTTPQVKVDAVKARGGEVVLHGDTYDDAYAFARQLEAEKGLTFIHPFDDPHVIAGQGTIGMEILRQCQQPIHAIFVAIGGGGLISGIAAYVKRLRPDIKIIGVEPVDADAMSQSLKAGKRVRLSNVGLFADGVAVREVGEETFRLCQEYVDEIILVDTDDTCAAIKDVFEDTRSILEPAGALAIAGAKAYVEREQIEGKTLVAVACGANMNFDRLRFVAERAEFGERREAIYAVTIPEEPGSLRKFCECLGRRNLTEFSYRIADEKEAHIFVGVQIQNRADAAKMAESFEACGFKTLDLTDDELTKLHLRHMVGGRSPLACDELLYRFEFPERPGALMKFVGSMSPNWNISMFHYRNNGADYGRIVVGMQVPPHEMQEWQAFLDTLGYRYWDESKNPAYKLFLGQENCTPPLSYR, from the coding sequence ATGCTCTGCGACTACCTGGTACAAATCCTGACGGCTCGTGTCTACGATGTCGCCCAAGAAACGCCCCTAGAATACGCCCCAAACCTCTCCGCACGACTGAATAACAAACTCCTGCTGAAGCGGGAGGATATGCAATCAGTGTTTTCCTTCAAGCTGCGGGGTGCTTACAACAAGATGGCGCACCTGTCGCCGGATATGCTGGCGCAGGGTGTAATTGCCGCATCCGCCGGGAACCATGCCCAAGGAGTTGCCCTGGCTGCGCGTCAGTTGGGAACGCAAGCGATTATCGTTATGCCTGTCACTACGCCTCAAGTGAAGGTGGATGCCGTCAAAGCGCGAGGGGGAGAGGTGGTTTTGCATGGAGACACTTACGACGATGCCTATGCTTTTGCTCGTCAACTGGAAGCGGAAAAAGGCTTAACCTTTATTCACCCCTTTGATGACCCGCACGTAATTGCCGGACAGGGGACAATTGGGATGGAAATTCTGCGGCAATGTCAGCAACCCATTCATGCTATTTTTGTGGCGATTGGCGGCGGCGGATTGATTTCTGGGATTGCGGCGTATGTAAAACGGTTGCGTCCCGATATTAAGATTATTGGCGTTGAACCCGTCGATGCCGATGCTATGTCTCAATCCCTGAAAGCAGGGAAACGGGTGCGCTTGTCGAATGTAGGTTTATTTGCCGATGGGGTTGCAGTGCGGGAAGTGGGGGAAGAAACCTTCCGGCTGTGTCAAGAGTATGTCGATGAAATCATTTTGGTGGATACGGATGACACTTGTGCTGCAATTAAAGACGTATTTGAGGATACGCGATCGATTTTAGAACCAGCGGGTGCATTAGCGATCGCAGGCGCTAAAGCCTACGTCGAACGGGAGCAAATTGAAGGAAAAACCTTAGTTGCTGTTGCCTGCGGTGCTAACATGAACTTCGATCGTCTCCGCTTTGTCGCAGAACGAGCAGAGTTTGGCGAACGCCGCGAAGCCATTTATGCCGTTACAATTCCCGAAGAACCCGGTAGTCTCCGCAAGTTTTGCGAATGTCTTGGCAGACGGAATCTTACCGAATTTAGCTATCGCATTGCCGATGAAAAAGAAGCCCATATTTTTGTTGGCGTGCAAATTCAAAACCGTGCCGATGCTGCAAAGATGGCAGAAAGTTTTGAAGCTTGCGGGTTCAAAACCCTTGACTTAACCGATGACGAACTGACCAAATTGCACTTGCGTCACATGGTTGGTGGACGTTCTCCTCTAGCTTGCGATGAATTGCTTTATCGCTTCGAGTTTCCCGAACGTCCCGGCGCATTAATGAAGTTCGTCGGTTCTATGAGTCCCAACTGGAATATTAGTATGTTCCACTACCGCAACAACGGCGCAGACTACGGGCGAATTGTTGTAGGGATGCAAGTACCTCCCCACGAAATGCAAGAGTGGCAGGCATTTCTCGATACCCTTGGCTATCGCTATTGGGATGAAAGCAAGAATCCCGCCTACAAGCTGTTTCTGGGGCAAGAAAATTGTACGCCGCCTTTATCATATCGCTAG
- a CDS encoding TIGR04255 family protein, whose product MGDIVDTSRQDLYQVVAEHGMKGVADGGWKTILLHWRSCGVEVGMRSPAHWYSQQGKPSYINLLIAELVWILGYKAIWQRAEKLGVVDVIVGADTRKLPSYDQPPVTEVACSVLFNSIEGLLSPHIGLLWQRFQPEYPFCDDIAPIAPRIEVFGEPNTEPMVELTNIPPLPRVWLISNDGTRIIQFQRDRFVHNWRKTSSESEYPRYGSLIKGFQEHLSNFDAFLAEAELTQVQPLQYELTYVNQIPQGDAWSTLEDIGKVFPDFAWKANPQRFLSHPQSISWATVFELPDEIGRLHASVKYAILNNHPSLLFELTVRGIGSYTSREALQNWFDIGHEWIVCAFADLTDEEIQTKIWKRKG is encoded by the coding sequence TTGGGCGACATCGTAGACACGAGCCGTCAGGATTTGTACCAGGTAGTCGCAGAGCATGGGATGAAGGGGGTGGCAGATGGCGGATGGAAGACAATTTTACTTCACTGGCGATCCTGTGGTGTCGAAGTGGGGATGCGATCGCCTGCTCATTGGTATAGCCAGCAGGGAAAGCCGTCTTACATTAATCTGCTTATTGCTGAGTTAGTCTGGATATTAGGGTATAAAGCTATATGGCAGCGTGCTGAAAAACTTGGAGTAGTCGATGTGATAGTTGGAGCAGACACTAGAAAACTACCCTCTTACGATCAACCACCCGTCACTGAAGTGGCTTGCAGCGTGTTGTTTAACTCAATTGAGGGATTGCTTTCTCCTCATATTGGACTGCTGTGGCAAAGATTTCAGCCGGAATACCCATTTTGTGATGATATCGCTCCGATAGCTCCCAGAATAGAAGTCTTTGGTGAACCAAATACTGAGCCTATGGTGGAACTTACTAACATTCCACCACTGCCGAGAGTTTGGCTTATCAGTAATGATGGGACAAGAATTATCCAATTTCAGCGAGATCGATTTGTCCACAACTGGAGAAAGACTAGCTCAGAGAGTGAGTATCCAAGATATGGAAGTCTTATCAAAGGCTTTCAAGAGCATCTGTCAAACTTTGATGCTTTCTTGGCAGAGGCTGAGCTAACACAGGTTCAGCCACTTCAGTATGAGCTAACTTACGTTAATCAAATTCCACAAGGGGATGCTTGGTCAACCCTTGAGGATATTGGCAAAGTTTTTCCTGATTTTGCTTGGAAAGCAAATCCTCAGAGATTCCTTTCCCATCCTCAAAGTATTAGCTGGGCTACTGTTTTCGAGTTGCCTGATGAAATTGGGAGATTACACGCATCAGTCAAGTACGCAATTCTCAATAATCACCCAAGTCTTTTATTCGAGCTTACTGTTCGGGGAATAGGAAGCTATACTTCGCGGGAGGCATTGCAGAATTGGTTTGATATAGGGCATGAATGGATTGTGTGTGCATTTGCTGACTTAACAGACGAGGAGATTCAAACAAAAATTTGGAAGCGGAAGGGATAA